A section of the Bacillus sp. HSf4 genome encodes:
- a CDS encoding response regulator transcription factor, with the protein MKIIIADDHHIVRKGLLFFFKTQRDLEVAGEASTGVEVLEALKRHAADIVLMDLSMPEMDGIEATKQIKKAHPRVKVIVLTSYADEAHVIPAIQAGAEAYQLKDAEPDELVETIRAVHEGRHTLDPKIMSHIFHHMSQAHEKERIHQLTNREKDVLFEIAQGKSNKEIAASLFISEKTVKTHVSNLLSKLELSDRTQAALFAVKHDIYPNTRR; encoded by the coding sequence ATAAAAATCATCATTGCCGATGATCATCATATTGTCAGAAAAGGCCTGCTGTTTTTTTTCAAAACGCAAAGAGATCTCGAAGTCGCAGGGGAAGCATCGACTGGTGTGGAAGTGTTGGAAGCGTTGAAGCGGCACGCGGCCGACATCGTCCTGATGGATCTATCGATGCCCGAAATGGACGGAATTGAAGCGACAAAACAGATCAAAAAAGCCCATCCTCGAGTAAAAGTGATCGTCTTGACAAGCTATGCCGATGAAGCGCATGTGATTCCGGCGATCCAGGCCGGCGCTGAAGCCTATCAGCTCAAAGATGCCGAGCCGGATGAGCTTGTCGAAACGATCAGGGCTGTGCACGAAGGCAGGCATACGCTTGACCCGAAGATTATGTCCCACATCTTTCACCATATGTCACAGGCTCATGAGAAAGAAAGAATCCACCAATTGACAAATAGAGAAAAAGATGTTTTATTTGAAATTGCTCAAGGCAAAAGCAATAAGGAAATTGCAGCTTCATTATTTATCAGTGAAAAAACGGTCAAAACCCACGTATCCAATCTGCTGTCAAAGCTTGAACTGTCAGATCGGACACAGGCTGCATTGTTTGCCGTGAAACATGATATATATCCAAATACCAGGAGATGA
- a CDS encoding NADPH-dependent FMN reductase — MKITVISGTARKKGRTRIAASYIANTYHTDLIDLSEFILPVFNGEEEQFALENVQNLKKAVKEADAVVLLSPEYHSGMSGALKNALDFLSNEQFAGKPVALFACAGGGKGGMNALTNMRIVARGLYANVITKQLILDPIHIDEANSTVAEEAQVSIKHVMEELLLFAKFQKA, encoded by the coding sequence ATGAAAATCACCGTTATCAGCGGAACCGCAAGAAAAAAAGGAAGAACGAGGATCGCCGCATCATATATCGCCAACACATACCACACCGACCTGATCGATTTAAGCGAATTCATTCTGCCGGTTTTTAACGGAGAGGAAGAACAGTTTGCCTTGGAAAATGTGCAAAACCTGAAAAAAGCCGTAAAAGAAGCGGATGCTGTCGTGTTATTATCCCCGGAATATCACAGCGGTATGAGCGGCGCTTTAAAAAATGCGCTCGACTTTTTAAGCAATGAGCAGTTTGCCGGAAAACCGGTGGCATTGTTTGCATGTGCCGGCGGCGGAAAAGGCGGGATGAACGCTCTGACCAACATGCGCATCGTAGCTCGCGGCCTGTATGCGAATGTGATCACAAAGCAGCTGATACTCGACCCGATCCATATTGATGAGGCAAACAGTACGGTCGCAGAAGAAGCGCAAGTGAGCATCAAACATGTGATGGAAGAACTTCTGTTGTTTGCCAAATTTCAAAAAGCCTGA
- a CDS encoding YhdB family protein: MNYADYDKALYYTHRSQWDNLLILMVRTEDDLLSKRIEHFLHAYNFERDDTIVEKRLYDLLQYIDHASFTGHENENGVLVFT; encoded by the coding sequence GTGAACTATGCCGATTATGATAAAGCTTTGTATTACACGCACCGATCTCAATGGGATAACCTGCTCATCTTAATGGTGCGCACCGAGGATGATTTGCTATCCAAACGAATTGAACATTTCTTGCACGCCTATAATTTTGAAAGGGACGACACCATAGTCGAAAAAAGGCTTTATGACCTGCTTCAATATATTGATCATGCTTCATTTACCGGGCATGAAAACGAAAACGGCGTGCTTGTCTTCACATAA
- a CDS encoding YqzG/YhdC family protein, which yields MKKFAVFFSVLVLFTFMENHISGLEHDSADRWERIAWSALEEKYKGAKLEDYEYVGRTEVNDEQAKDVFRVTVIQEGKAFSAHAEVYFHPVTNAIISVQIFPL from the coding sequence ATGAAGAAATTCGCGGTCTTTTTCAGTGTGCTCGTGCTTTTCACATTCATGGAGAACCATATATCAGGGCTTGAACACGATTCGGCTGACAGGTGGGAAAGAATCGCCTGGAGCGCGCTTGAGGAAAAATACAAGGGCGCCAAATTAGAGGATTATGAATATGTAGGGCGGACCGAGGTCAATGATGAACAGGCAAAAGATGTATTCAGGGTGACCGTCATTCAGGAAGGCAAAGCCTTTTCAGCGCATGCGGAAGTCTATTTTCATCCGGTGACAAATGCGATTATCAGCGTACAGATATTTCCCCTGTAA